CCATGCCATAGAGCTTCAGTCCTTGCAGTCCACCGGCCTTGGCATTGACTGCCGCTTCAGCAATCTCAGACTGCGCCAACTTCTTGTTGATCACTTGGCGGAGCCGTTCTGAGCCGCTTTCGACTGCGATCGTGAGTGACTTGGTGCCACGCTGCGCCAGAATGCTAGCGAATTTTTCAGTGACCGTATTCGTGCGAACCGAGGCCACACTGAGGCGGACATCGGCAAACTCTGGTTGCCCGAGCCAATCCAATAAGGCAGGAAACTCGGGGTGTTGTGTCACGGAAGCACCGAGTAAGCCAATCCGTTGCGTTGCCGTCAATCCTCGGGCGATCGCGGGTTGCAGCGATTCCTCAATGCTGGCCGTGCGGAAAGGCAGGGTCAGATAACTGGCGAGGCAAAAGCGGCACATCTCGGGGCAGCTGCGCACCACCTCCACCATGTAGATGCTTTCCCAAGCCGCGCGGGGCGTTACGACCGTTGAAGCCGAAAGTACATTGCCGCGATAGGTCTGCTTCTCAATCTGGGCAGGAATGTCGCTATCGATCGGCTGGATGGCTGCGATCGCCCCATCTTCAGCCTCATAAATTGGCTCGTAAAGCGCAGGGATATACAGTCCCGGTACCTGTGCGAGTTGCCGCAACTGTTGCGATCGCGGGCGATCGCGCACCGTTTGATAGGCGTCGATGAAAGCGTCGAGCAAGACCTCACCGTCACCAACCAAAATCACGTCAAAGAAATCGGCAAAGGGTTCAGGATTGGCAGTTAGCGTTGGGCCACCCCCAAACACCAGCGGATGCTCATCCCCACGATCGCGCGATCGCAATGGCACGCCCAACTGCTCCAGCATCGCCAGAATATTGACGTAATCCAGTTCCCACGACAGCGAAAAGCCGAGGAGTTCCGGCTGGCGCGGTAGGGATTCTGCAATGTCCGTAAACAGGCGACTAACCTGCAGATCCGATCGCGCGGCCAGAGTTGCCCAAACGACCTGAAAACCGAGGCTGGTAATCCCGACGCTGTACTCATTCGGGAAAGCAAAAATTAGCGGCACCGCATTAGCGATCGGTGTGGCTGGCTCAAACAGCAGCGTTTCGTCAGCAAAGACGCTGCTCGCAGTTGAACTCATGACCAATCCGTGACGGCGCGCCAAGCAAAGCGAGGCAAGGCCAGCATTCGCCGCCAGCGCCATGGCTCTTGGATCAGCCGCCAAGTCCATTCCAAGTTGAGCTGCTGCAACAGGCGCGGAGCGCGTTGCTTTTGCCCCGACCAAACATCAAAACTGCCGCCAATGCCCATCCAAATCGACTGGGGTGAGAGGTGGCGATGTTCACGAATCCAAAACTCTTGGCGGGGTACACCCAGACCGACCAGAATCAGTTGCGGTTGCTGGGTTTCGAGGTCGCGCAGCAGCTGCGATCGCTCTTCATCGCTGAGGAAGCCATGCTGCACACCCGCCACACGCAGGTTGGGATATTGCTGTTGCCAGACTTGGGCGGCAGCCGCCGCTACACTCGGCGCACCGCCAAAGAAAAAGACCTGCCAGCCTAAATCTGCTGCTTGGCGAATGAGATCCGCTGCCAATTCAATGCCGGGACTACGCCGTACTTTCTTGCCCCGTAGCCGCAGATACCAAACCACCCCAGCCCCGTCAGGGATGACAAGATCGGCTTCGCAAATCGCCCGCCGTAGTTCGGGATCCTGCTCTGCCTGCATCGCCATTTCAGCGTTGATCGTCACCACATGGGCGCCCTGACCTTGGCTGAGGCGATCGCCCAACCAAGTTGGATAGTCCGCGCAGAGATCGACGGGTAATTTCAGAACGCTGTGACGCTGGCGATCGGGCACGGAAACCAAAGGCATGAAGGCCATCCTGACAAGGGCTGTTCGCTCCGGACAGATTTTGGGAGGATCAGACCATTACACGTTAATTCTAGGGAGTGAAGCGATCGCTTCGCTGCCACTGGAGAGCCATGACCCCCGCCACCTCGCTTTCGGTTGAAGCCCAACTCGACCGCTACTATCAGCAAATTCAAGCGGTCATCCTAGAGCGTCAGCATCCCGTGTCGGGGCTGATGCCAGCGAGTACAGCGGTCAATAATCACGGCAACTATCAAGATGCTTGGGTGCGGGATAACGTCTATAGCATCCTCGCGGTTTGGGGCTTGGCGATCGCTTACCGCAAGCATGGCTTGCAACCAACGCGGGCCTACCAGCTCGAGCACAGCGTCATTAAGCTGATGCGCGGTTTGCTGTTTTCGATGATGCAGCAGGCCGACAAAGTTGAGCGCTTTAAAAATACGCAGGATCCCCTCGACGCCCTCCACGCCAAGTACGACACGCCCACCGGCAGCACAATCGTCGGCGATAGCGAATGGGGGCATCTGCAACTGGATGCCACCTCGCTGTTTCTGCTGATGCTGGCACAGATGACCAGCTCTGGGCTGCGGATTATCTACAGCTTGGATGAGGTCAACTTTGTTCAAAATCTGGTCTGGTACATCGGCCGTACCTACCGCACACCGGACTACGGCATCTGGGAGCGCGGCAACAAAATCAACCATGGCAAGGCGGAGCTGAATGCCAGCTCGATCGGCATGGCCAAGGCCGCTCTGGAAGCAATGAGCGGCTTCAATCTCTTTGGCATCGAAGGCGATCAGTCCTCGGTGATCCATGTGATGCCGGATGAGATTGCACGGACAAGGCTGACGCTGCGATCGCTGCTGCCCCGAGAATCCGCATCCAAGGAGGTCGATGCGGCGACCTTGAGTGTGATCGGCTTCCCAGCTTTTGCGGTCGAAGATGCGGAGTTGATTGAGCGGACGCGCCAC
The sequence above is a segment of the Synechococcus elongatus PCC 11801 genome. Coding sequences within it:
- a CDS encoding B12-binding domain-containing radical SAM protein produces the protein MSSTASSVFADETLLFEPATPIANAVPLIFAFPNEYSVGITSLGFQVVWATLAARSDLQVSRLFTDIAESLPRQPELLGFSLSWELDYVNILAMLEQLGVPLRSRDRGDEHPLVFGGGPTLTANPEPFADFFDVILVGDGEVLLDAFIDAYQTVRDRPRSQQLRQLAQVPGLYIPALYEPIYEAEDGAIAAIQPIDSDIPAQIEKQTYRGNVLSASTVVTPRAAWESIYMVEVVRSCPEMCRFCLASYLTLPFRTASIEESLQPAIARGLTATQRIGLLGASVTQHPEFPALLDWLGQPEFADVRLSVASVRTNTVTEKFASILAQRGTKSLTIAVESGSERLRQVINKKLAQSEIAEAAVNAKAGGLQGLKLYGMAGVPTETEDDLLATADMLKGLKKAAPGLRLSYGCSTFVPKAQTPFQWQGVSPKAEKRLQFLQKQLRPQGIEFRPESYSWSVIQALISRGDRRISGLLERVRHYGESLGSYRRAFKELKGTLPPLDFYVFQDWDPEAALPWQHLRGPLPVETLRKHRQQALAIATAGVGSK
- a CDS encoding WecB/TagA/CpsF family glycosyltransferase, with amino-acid sequence MPLVSVPDRQRHSVLKLPVDLCADYPTWLGDRLSQGQGAHVVTINAEMAMQAEQDPELRRAICEADLVIPDGAGVVWYLRLRGKKVRRSPGIELAADLIRQAADLGWQVFFFGGAPSVAAAAAQVWQQQYPNLRVAGVQHGFLSDEERSQLLRDLETQQPQLILVGLGVPRQEFWIREHRHLSPQSIWMGIGGSFDVWSGQKQRAPRLLQQLNLEWTWRLIQEPWRWRRMLALPRFAWRAVTDWS